The following is a genomic window from Planctomycetia bacterium.
GCGATATGCGATCGGCCAAGAGAGCATCTATCTCGGAAGGGTCGATTTGGCCGCTGTCCGCTTCAGTCTTTAATTGCGCCCGGACGGCGTCGGCGTGAATCTGCCGAACATGGGCCACGAGGGCTTGCAGGTCGGAAATCGGGAGATGGCCCCAGGGCGGCATCGCGGAGCCGGGCATTCCCCGCGAGATGGTTCGCATGAGGTCTTCGTCCGAGGGTATCTGGTTCTCAGTCGTGGCCAGCTTGAACTTTCCTGACTTCAGGTTTCGCGGCCGCGGGTTCATCAAATAAGCAAACTTGCCGGCGCCGTCGCCCGCCTCGCCATGGCAAATCGCGCACTGCGTGGCGAAGAGTTGTCGTCCTCGTTCGAGCAAAGTGGGTGGCTGTGACGCGTTCGCCGCAACTGAGTCGGGTTCCCCTTGGCCCGAGGCTGATTGGGGCGGCGTCGATGGCGGCTCATAAGACGCATGGTCTTTTACGACGAACGCCTGCGGGGCCCCGTTGGGCAGGGATTCGCCCTTGAAGGCCTTCCCAGATGAGTCATTGGGCAGTTCAGCGTTTCCCGCCTGAAGTGCACAACTGACGAGCGTGATAACGATGCCCAGCAGCCAGATGGTGGGAAGCCAGTACTTGTTTGACCTGGATGAAGCCATGATGCGAATCCTCCGCAAGTCTCTGAGGCAGATATTATCTATTTCTTGATCGTCATGTCAACAATGCAATCTGGAAAAAAGAGAGATTATTTTCTCCGATGCGGCCGTCCGCTCAGGCCCTCCTGGCCGATTTCGGCGAGGGTTGTTTCCTCGAGCATCTGGTGATAGGCCATTGAGATCGGCTTCCAGTATTCGTGAAAGCCGCAGGGGCGGTCGTCATTGCAACGAGGCTGGCCGAAGGGACAACGGGACCGGTCCAGCACGTCATCGTAGGGGGACAGAATGTCAAGGAGCTTGATCTTGTTGCGCGGCTTCGTCAGGCGAAAACCGCCGCCGACGCCGCGGGATGAATCGAGGAGGCCTGCCCGGACGGCGGTGTTCAGGATCCGCGACAAGTATTGGGAGGGCACTCCGGTATGCGCGGCGATTTCCTTCGCCAGCACCGGAGTTTTTCCGTCCTGCGCGGCGATATAGACGAAGGCGCGAAGCGCATATTGTGCGGTCGTGGATAACATGGGCGATATCTTTATCCGCTTATCATAAATTCGTCAACCGATCATTTCCCGGGCTCCCGATTTGCCGGCGTCGTGCTGGGGCGCGCGTTGTGCCATACGATGATGAGGTCACCGCTGGTGGCCGGGATGAAGTCATCCCTTGCGTAAGAACCGAAAACGCCCTCCACGACTCCATCGACGGATTGAAAGACACGTTCAAGGTCGCTTCTCTCAAGCCTGGACATCGTCCATCGGCGGCTGCGCCACGTGACCGGTTCGTGTTCCAGGTCGATTTCCAGCACATCCACCGCGGCTCGCTCGCCAAGCCTTTGCAACGCCTTGACGATCAACAGCTCGCGGCCTTCGAACCGGCACCGCTTCACATTCTGCCAAAGGATGGAGTTGTCTTCGATCGCGCTTTGGTTCAGGAGCGAAACGACGACGATGCCGCCGGGGCGACACAGGGAGATCATCGCCGACACGGCCGAAGCAGCATCCGCCACGCCGCCCGCAAGCGCCAGTGAATTCCCCAGGCAGATGACCGCATCAAATCGTTCGGGAGAAACTG
Proteins encoded in this region:
- a CDS encoding class I SAM-dependent methyltransferase; translated protein: MSDAMTEQSFDDLADRYDLLVNWPRRLAREAPFFKELFARHKVQTVADVACGTGHHAAMFHSWGLSVEGSDISPAMIEHCRRLHGEPEGLRWAQRAFSELTVSPERFDAVICLGNSLALAGGVADAASAVSAMISLCRPGGIVVVSLLNQSAIEDNSILWQNVKRCRFEGRELLIVKALQRLGERAAVDVLEIDLEHEPVTWRSRRWTMSRLERSDLERVFQSVDGVVEGVFGSYARDDFIPATSGDLIIVWHNARPSTTPANREPGK
- a CDS encoding Rrf2 family transcriptional regulator, with protein sequence MLSTTAQYALRAFVYIAAQDGKTPVLAKEIAAHTGVPSQYLSRILNTAVRAGLLDSSRGVGGGFRLTKPRNKIKLLDILSPYDDVLDRSRCPFGQPRCNDDRPCGFHEYWKPISMAYHQMLEETTLAEIGQEGLSGRPHRRK